One genomic window of Arthrobacter caoxuetaonis includes the following:
- the nusG gene encoding transcription termination/antitermination protein NusG — MSEQELESQINDETADLDTEDQVTEADATAAAGDASAEDAEQAPTEEAETAAAEEPEEDPVEAFKAKLRRQEGDWYVIHSYAGYENRVKANLETRIQTLDMEENIFEIQVPMEEVVEIKNTTRKIVNRVRIPGYVLVRMELTDASWGVVRHTPGVTGFVGNAHNPVPLSLNEVFSMLEHTVVSPKAAAAGAQAKAAQSAVTVDFEVGESVTVNEGPFETLPATISEIKPESQQLVVLVTIFERETPVTLSFGQVTKLQ, encoded by the coding sequence GCAAGAACTCGAATCACAGATCAATGACGAAACCGCTGATCTGGATACCGAGGATCAGGTAACCGAAGCAGACGCCACGGCGGCTGCCGGTGACGCATCGGCCGAAGACGCGGAACAGGCTCCCACTGAGGAAGCGGAAACCGCGGCTGCTGAAGAGCCCGAAGAAGATCCTGTTGAAGCATTCAAGGCCAAGCTGCGCCGCCAGGAGGGTGACTGGTACGTCATCCACTCCTACGCAGGCTACGAGAACCGCGTAAAGGCCAACCTCGAGACCCGCATCCAGACCCTGGACATGGAAGAGAACATCTTCGAAATCCAGGTTCCGATGGAGGAAGTCGTCGAGATCAAGAACACCACGCGGAAGATCGTGAACCGGGTGCGTATCCCCGGTTACGTCCTGGTCCGCATGGAACTCACCGACGCCTCCTGGGGCGTTGTCCGCCACACTCCGGGTGTCACCGGCTTTGTCGGCAACGCACACAACCCGGTTCCGCTGAGCCTGAACGAAGTCTTCTCCATGCTGGAGCACACGGTGGTTTCGCCCAAGGCTGCCGCAGCCGGCGCCCAGGCGAAGGCCGCGCAGTCCGCCGTAACCGTGGACTTCGAGGTCGGCGAGTCCGTGACCGTGAACGAGGGCCCGTTCGAGACCCTTCCGGCAACGATCTCCGAGATCAAGCCGGAATCGCAGCAGCTTGTGGTCCTGGTGACCATCTTCGAGCGCGAGACTCCGGTGACGCTCTCCTTCGGCCAGGTCACAAAGCTGCAGTAA
- the rplA gene encoding 50S ribosomal protein L1: MAKRSKAYEAAVAKIDADKLYAPVDAVALAKETNPSKTDATVEVAFRLGVDPRKADQMIRGTVNLPNGTGKTARVLVFATGEKAEAAIAAGADFVGSDDMIEKVAAGWTDFDAAVATPDLMGKVGRLGRVLGPRNLMPNPKTGTVTPNVAKAVSDIKGGKIDFRVDKHSNLHFIIGKTSFDAQKLAENYAAALEEVLRLKPSAAKGRYIQKATVTTTFGPGIAVDPNVTKVLADA, translated from the coding sequence ATGGCAAAGCGCAGCAAAGCATATGAAGCCGCTGTGGCAAAGATCGACGCGGACAAGCTGTACGCGCCGGTAGATGCCGTAGCACTGGCGAAGGAAACCAACCCGTCCAAGACGGACGCAACCGTTGAGGTTGCCTTCCGCCTGGGCGTTGACCCCCGCAAGGCTGATCAGATGATCCGCGGCACGGTCAACCTTCCCAACGGCACGGGCAAGACCGCCCGCGTCCTCGTTTTCGCGACCGGCGAGAAGGCTGAAGCAGCAATCGCTGCCGGCGCCGACTTCGTTGGCTCCGATGACATGATCGAAAAGGTTGCAGCAGGCTGGACCGACTTCGACGCCGCAGTGGCTACTCCGGACCTCATGGGCAAGGTCGGCCGCCTGGGCCGCGTGCTCGGCCCGCGTAACCTCATGCCGAACCCGAAGACCGGTACGGTGACCCCGAACGTTGCCAAGGCAGTGTCGGACATCAAGGGCGGCAAGATCGACTTCCGCGTCGACAAGCACTCCAACCTGCACTTCATCATCGGCAAGACCTCCTTCGACGCGCAGAAGCTGGCTGAGAACTACGCAGCTGCCCTCGAAGAGGTGCTTCGCCTGAAGCCGTCCGCAGCCAAGGGCCGCTACATCCAGAAGGCCACCGTGACCACCACCTTCGGCCCCGGCATCGCCGTGGACCCGAACGTCACGAAGGTTCTCGCAGACGCATAG
- a CDS encoding GNAT family N-acetyltransferase: MTPLAIEPLVLPQSTESPDAGGFLAAAGLFNAHQREIWGNDDFCETPQAQLARLQSTPTRRRQLLVARSGSGQEILGVAQLNFPLTDNLHTGTVNVVVDARSRRRGIGAALCAAAGELASADGRRTLIAETEHPLDGGEERAGGGPASFIPQDAAASFASACGFSLELVERISRLDLPVDGPGEGFPGSAAGAGYELVFWQDACPDALVDAYAQLRQKMSTDAPLGGLDLLPEVWDVPRVREAEGKARGMGYDVLVCAVRHTASGELAGHTVLEVARSNPAVAYQDDTLVLHRHRGNRLGMMMKAGNLRRLGQLFPEVQRVYTWNAEENRYMLAINLQLGFRAIGYSGEWQKELSLG; this comes from the coding sequence ATGACTCCCTTGGCTATTGAACCGCTCGTCCTGCCGCAGAGCACGGAATCGCCGGACGCGGGCGGGTTCCTGGCTGCCGCCGGGCTCTTCAATGCCCATCAGCGCGAGATCTGGGGAAATGACGACTTTTGTGAAACGCCCCAGGCGCAGCTGGCCAGGCTGCAGAGCACACCCACCCGCCGGCGGCAGCTGCTGGTTGCACGGAGCGGTTCCGGGCAGGAAATCCTCGGCGTGGCCCAGCTCAACTTTCCCCTGACCGACAACCTGCACACGGGCACCGTGAACGTGGTGGTGGATGCCCGTTCTCGGCGGAGAGGCATCGGCGCGGCGCTCTGCGCTGCGGCTGGGGAGCTGGCTTCCGCGGACGGCCGGCGGACGCTGATAGCGGAAACCGAGCACCCACTGGATGGAGGGGAAGAGCGAGCCGGCGGCGGTCCGGCGTCGTTCATCCCGCAGGACGCAGCGGCTTCCTTCGCCTCGGCCTGCGGATTCAGCCTGGAACTCGTTGAGCGGATCAGCCGGCTCGACCTGCCGGTGGACGGTCCCGGCGAAGGTTTCCCGGGCAGCGCAGCGGGCGCCGGCTACGAACTCGTCTTCTGGCAGGACGCGTGCCCGGACGCACTGGTGGATGCCTACGCCCAGCTCAGGCAGAAGATGAGCACGGACGCGCCCCTCGGCGGCCTGGACCTGTTGCCGGAAGTCTGGGACGTGCCCAGGGTCCGGGAAGCCGAGGGCAAGGCCCGCGGGATGGGGTATGACGTGCTGGTATGCGCCGTCCGCCATACGGCCTCGGGTGAGCTCGCGGGGCATACCGTGCTGGAAGTTGCGCGGAGCAACCCCGCCGTGGCCTACCAGGACGATACGCTGGTGCTGCATCGCCACCGCGGCAACCGGCTGGGCATGATGATGAAGGCCGGAAACCTCCGGCGGCTGGGGCAGCTCTTCCCCGAAGTTCAGCGGGTTTACACCTGGAACGCCGAGGAGAACCGGTACATGCTCGCCATCAACTTACAGCTCGGGTTCCGGGCCATTGGCTATTCGGGGGAGTGGCAGAAGGAGCTTTCTTTGGGCTAA
- the rplK gene encoding 50S ribosomal protein L11: MAPKKKVTGLIKLQINAGAANPAPPIGPALGQHGVNIMEFCKAYNAATESQRGNVIPVEITVYEDRSFTFITKTPPAAELIKKAAGVAKGSGTPHTVKVANLTQAQVEEIATQKMEDLNANDVQAAAKIIAGTARSMGITVEG; encoded by the coding sequence ATGGCCCCCAAGAAGAAGGTCACCGGCCTTATCAAGCTGCAGATCAATGCAGGCGCCGCCAACCCGGCTCCTCCGATTGGTCCCGCGCTTGGCCAGCACGGTGTCAACATCATGGAATTCTGCAAGGCGTACAACGCTGCAACGGAATCCCAGCGCGGAAACGTTATCCCGGTTGAAATCACGGTTTACGAAGACCGTTCCTTCACCTTCATCACCAAGACGCCTCCGGCGGCTGAACTGATCAAGAAGGCTGCCGGCGTCGCCAAGGGCTCGGGCACCCCGCACACCGTCAAGGTTGCGAACCTGACCCAGGCACAGGTTGAAGAGATCGCTACCCAGAAGATGGAAGATCTCAACGCCAACGACGTCCAGGCTGCTGCAAAGATCATCGCCGGCACCGCCCGTTCCATGGGCATCACCGTCGAAGGCTAA